The nucleotide window ACCAATGTATTATAACAAGAAAATTGTACGACTTAGATTAGATCCCTCATTCTTTATGTAAATTTATCAATtcttcaacaaaaaataaaaaaattcgtgatataaaatgtaatttttaaatgttatttatgtggattttgaagaaaaaacaaatttgtCCAGCTCACTCAACTTTGTCGTTACGTCCCTCCAGAACCTCTTCTTTTTCATGGCGGGCCGCCTTTGGAGAATTCCACCAAACTTCCTCTTGCTTTCCTTTAGTCAATTAAATATTGTATACAACTGAAACTTATCTTCCAAGAAACGAGCATCTCCTCCCCTATATAAAACCATGTCTTTCATCGTagcagaaacaaaaataaaaaacctaaaccttcaAGAGCTTCCGAAAACCCTTCCGACGAAAACGAAGATGATGGGAGAAATGTGGGCTCAAACGGGCTCGGTGATTGCGAGCGTGATGTTCGTTGCTGCCATATTCCAACAATACCTTCCTCGCCAACTTCGATACCATGTCGAAAGATACACTCAAAAATTAGTGAGCTTTGTCTACCCTTACATCCAAATCTCTTTTGATGAATTCACCAATGATTTTCGCAAGCGAAGTGAAATCTATTCCGCCATCCAGAGCTATCTCAGCGCGAAGTCTTCCACCCGGGCTAAGCGGTTAAAAGCTCATGATGTCAAGGACAGCAAGTCTGTAGTCCTTGGCATGGATGACAATGAAGAAGTGACTGATGAATTTCAAGGCATTAATCTTTCATGGGCTTCGAGGAAACGAACGAAGAATCAGACTTCATTTTCTTTCTATCCTCAGGCTGATGAGAAGAATCATTATACGCTGACGTTCCACAGACGCCATCGAGATATCATCACGGGGTCTTACCTTGATTATGTGATAAAAGAAGGGAAGGCGATATCGGTGAGCAACAGGCAACGAAGGCTCTATATCAACAATCCTACACAGAATTGGTACTCCTACAGGGGGACAAAGTGGAGCCATGTAGTGTTTGAGCACCCGGCATCATTTGAAACCCTAGCAATGGACCCGAAAAAGAAGGAGGAAATCGTCAATGACCTCATCATGTTCAGAAAGGGAAAGGAGTACTATGCAAAAATCGGGAAGCCTTGGAAGCGGGGTTATCTACTTTACGGGCCACCAGGCACTGGAAAGTCTACCATGGTTGCTGCCATGTCTAATCTCATGGATTATGATGTCTATGATCTTGAATTAACGACGGTGAAGGACAACACTGAGCTGAGGAAGCTACTGATTGACACACCGAGTAAGTCTATACTTGTGATTGAGGACATTGATTGCTCGCTTGATCTTACAGGACagcgaaagaagaagaaggagaaggatgaGGAggacaaggaagaaaataaggaTCCAGTTCGAAAAATGAGGGAAGATCAAGAAAACACACAGAGCAAGGTGACTCTTTCGGGGCTGCTAAACTTTATCGATGGGATTTGGTCAGCTTGCGGAGGGGAGAGACTGATCGTGTTCACTACTAATTATGTGGAGAAACTTGATCCTGCGCTCATTAGAAGAGGAAGGATGGACAAACACATAGAGTTGTCCTACTGCTGCTTCGAAGCATTCAAAGTGCTTGCTAGGAattatttggatttggattcacACGAGCTGTTTGAAACGATTGCGCGTTTGTTGGGCGAAACCAATATGACTCCTGCTGATGTCGCTGAGAACTTGATGCCTAAGTCAGTTATACCCGATGCTGAATCTTGTTTGAAGAACTTGATCGAAGCTCTCGAGGGTGCGAAGGAGAAGGCAAGAATGATGGCCGAGGATGAAGCGAAATCAGAGGCAGAGGAAGCGGCAAAACTGTGATAGGTTGTAT belongs to Malus sylvestris chromosome 17, drMalSylv7.2, whole genome shotgun sequence and includes:
- the LOC126611259 gene encoding AAA-ATPase ASD, mitochondrial-like; translated protein: MMGEMWAQTGSVIASVMFVAAIFQQYLPRQLRYHVERYTQKLVSFVYPYIQISFDEFTNDFRKRSEIYSAIQSYLSAKSSTRAKRLKAHDVKDSKSVVLGMDDNEEVTDEFQGINLSWASRKRTKNQTSFSFYPQADEKNHYTLTFHRRHRDIITGSYLDYVIKEGKAISVSNRQRRLYINNPTQNWYSYRGTKWSHVVFEHPASFETLAMDPKKKEEIVNDLIMFRKGKEYYAKIGKPWKRGYLLYGPPGTGKSTMVAAMSNLMDYDVYDLELTTVKDNTELRKLLIDTPSKSILVIEDIDCSLDLTGQRKKKKEKDEEDKEENKDPVRKMREDQENTQSKVTLSGLLNFIDGIWSACGGERLIVFTTNYVEKLDPALIRRGRMDKHIELSYCCFEAFKVLARNYLDLDSHELFETIARLLGETNMTPADVAENLMPKSVIPDAESCLKNLIEALEGAKEKARMMAEDEAKSEAEEAAKL